In Halorientalis sp. LT38, a genomic segment contains:
- a CDS encoding DUF7344 domain-containing protein: MPTTEPNSNPGREGALSTTTVCGLLSNERRLRTLQHLSRAVGAVAIPDLADHLALAEGEHTREHVERVCTSLVHVHVPKLTDAGVVEYDSDEETLQLLPAADVVAPYLDLAARETRSPRSDGSKSKSRS, translated from the coding sequence ATGCCGACAACAGAACCCAACAGCAACCCGGGCCGCGAGGGCGCGCTCTCGACGACGACCGTCTGCGGCCTGCTCTCGAACGAGCGGCGGTTGCGGACCTTGCAGCACCTCTCGCGCGCCGTCGGCGCCGTCGCGATCCCCGACCTCGCCGATCACCTCGCCCTCGCGGAGGGCGAGCACACGAGAGAACACGTCGAACGGGTCTGTACCAGCCTCGTTCACGTTCACGTCCCGAAACTGACCGACGCCGGCGTCGTCGAGTACGACTCGGACGAGGAGACGCTTCAGTTACTGCCGGCCGCCGACGTCGTCGCCCCGTATCTGGACCTGGCGGCCCGCGAAACGAGGTCGCCGCGGAGCGACGGCTCGAAATCGAAGAGCCGATCGTAA